The segment CTGGCCGCTGACCGGGAAGCCGTTGCAGTAGCCGCCGGGGGCCTTGTTGGGCCGCGAGGCCAGGTCGAGATAGCCGTCGCGCATGGCCCGGAAATAGTCACCGAAGTCCGGATCGACCCGCCGAAAAATCCGGGCCGCGGTCTCCTCCATCTCGGTCACATCCTCGAACGGGCGGATGGGCGCTTGGTGGCGGTCGATGGTCGTCCCCCACGGGCCTTCCAGACCCGTCTCCCAGGGCCGCAACGAATCCAGGCCCAGGTCGGCGGCCAGCGACTGATACAGTTCCGTCGCCAGGGGGACGACTTCGTGGGCGATGGCATCGTGGAAGGTGAAGCAGTCGTCGGGTGAGTAATCGAAACGAGCCAGCGCCCGCCACTGATAGTCCCGAAAGCTGCCGAGACCGGCGTTCCTGGCCAGCTGCCGCCGCCGGCCCAACATCTCCAAAAAGAGCTGGTTCAACGCCTCTCGCTGCGCCAGAAAAGCCTGCAAGGCCCGCCGCCAGATATCTTCCCGCGCCGTCCGGTCGGGCGATTCCAGCAGCACATTGGCCTGGGGGATGGTCTTGGCCTCGCCCTCCCAGTCGATGCTCAGCCCGCCGACGATTTCCTGATACTCTTTCTCCAACAGGTGCAGCTCACTGATGATGGGGACATTCTCCTCACGGAAAAGCTCAGCTTCGACCTGAAAACGCCGGTGAAGGCCGGCCGTCTCGTCGGTGGGCCGATAGCCATCCAAGGCCAGCCATTTTTGCTTCAGCGTCTGCTCGGCCTTGGTTGCGGCAGGGATGATGTCCGTCACCAGCGTCCGAAAACGGGCGTCGGCGGCCTCATCAGCCGTATTCTCGGTGATCTCGCGGTAGACCTGGGCGCTGGCTTCTTCCAGCACCGCCGCCAGGTCGCTCCACTCCTGTAGCCAGGCGCGGGCGTTGGCAGGGTTCAGGTCGGCGGCAAGCAAGTCGTCGAACAAAGGCTGGACGGTGGTCCAATCGAGCGGGTCGCAGGAGGGGTAGTTGTGCGTCATGGCGGGGCCTGAGAGAGGATGGGAGGGGATGGTGGCGGAAGTATAGTCTGTGCGGGGGCGCCGGTCAATCGCGGCCACGCATTGGCCCGGCGCCCAGGCTTCGGCTATACTTGGCCGACGATTCCACCCCCGGAGACATCTTTCATGTTACAAGGCCAACGCGTCGTGCTGCGCCCGATCGAAAAAGAACACCTCCCCAACTACGTTCGCTGGCTCGCCGACACCGAGGTGCTGATGTATTTCGGCTCGTATTTGCCGATCAATCTGGCCGGCGAGGAAAGCTGGTACGAAAACCAGAACCAAAACCCGGCCGTGGTCAATTTTGCGGTCGAGCTGGCCGGCCAGCACATCGGTGGGGCCGGTTTCTTCGACATCAACCAGCGCAACCAACGGGCGGAGGTGGGCCTGTTCATCGGCGAGAAGGCGTTTTGGAATCAGGGGCTGGGGCAGGATGTGCTGAGCACCCTGGTCGCCTATGGCTTCGGCTATCTGAACCTGCATCGCATCTATCTGCGCGTGTTCCCGGAGAACGAACGCGGTGTGCGGGCCTATGAGAAAGTGGGCTTCGTCCACGAGGGCCGCCAGCGCCAGACGGAATGGCGGCACGGGCGCTGGTACGACCTGCTGAACATGAGCATCCTGCGGGACGAATGGCGGCCAGAGCGATGAAGACGCGCTCGTTCCGCTGGTGGCTGGGCCTGGTCGCTGCCCTGGTGATGGTGGGCGCCGGGGCCATCGGCTGTAGAGGTCGCGGCGTCGAGCCGACCCTGCCCGCCCTGGCGACCTTCACCCCCACGCCCGTCCCCACCGCCACCCCGGCCGCCACCGCCACCCCGGCCCCAGGCAGCTTCGAGATCATCCTGACTGAGGCCGATCTGAATCAGTCTCTGGGCCGGGCGGTGCAGGATGCTTCGGCCCCGTTGCAGGATGTGGCTGTGGATTTGCAGCCGGGTCTGTTCATCGTCACCGGCAGGGCTGTGCTCGGCTTCTTCCCCGTCGATCTGCGCATCGCCTCGACGGTGGCCGTGCAGGATGGCAAGGCCCAGGCGCAAATCCAGGAAGTGCAGGTGAACGGACGCGTGGCCGGCGGCGTCGTGCGCCAACAGGTGGACAGGCTGCTGGCGCCCTATCTGAGCCAGATCGCCAATCTGGGCGAGGGCGCGACGCTGCAGACGGTGGAGATCGGCGAGGGGCAGGTGCGGATCGTGGGGCAGAAGTAAAGGGCGGCAAAAGCCAGAACCTTGCGGAGTGCGCAACGCAGTACAGATTGCGGAGTGCGCACGCCCACGTGCGCACGTGGGCGTGCGCACTCCGCAGGGTGGCTTGTGGGGCGCCCGGAGTCGTTCGGCTGGACGCCAAGTTTTGTCAGCCGGACTCCCATAACGTATAATCGGCGGTGCAAAATAGTCGATGAAGACCGAACCGCATCCCCTGGCTTGATTCTCGCCCGATTCAGTCAGCTTCAGACCTTGCAGCCATTCGTCACCTGTCTCAGACAACGCAAGGAGCA is part of the Caldilineales bacterium genome and harbors:
- a CDS encoding M3 family oligoendopeptidase, with protein sequence MTHNYPSCDPLDWTTVQPLFDDLLAADLNPANARAWLQEWSDLAAVLEEASAQVYREITENTADEAADARFRTLVTDIIPAATKAEQTLKQKWLALDGYRPTDETAGLHRRFQVEAELFREENVPIISELHLLEKEYQEIVGGLSIDWEGEAKTIPQANVLLESPDRTAREDIWRRALQAFLAQREALNQLFLEMLGRRRQLARNAGLGSFRDYQWRALARFDYSPDDCFTFHDAIAHEVVPLATELYQSLAADLGLDSLRPWETGLEGPWGTTIDRHQAPIRPFEDVTEMEETAARIFRRVDPDFGDYFRAMRDGYLDLASRPNKAPGGYCNGFPVSGQPYIFMNAAGSAENVSTLLHEGGHAFHFAESIRRQSLVWNINASTEFCEVASMSMELLSAPYWPKSKGGFYSDFDAHRALSEELRSTVFFLPYMAALDSFQHWLYVEAPADVSTGDLDRKWAELWDRYLPGIDYSGLQTEKETGWHRKGHIFGAPFYYVEYGLAQLGALQIWRNSLADHAGAVAAYRSALALGYTRPLPDLFAAACARFAFDRPLLAELMALIRKHL
- a CDS encoding GNAT family N-acetyltransferase, giving the protein MLQGQRVVLRPIEKEHLPNYVRWLADTEVLMYFGSYLPINLAGEESWYENQNQNPAVVNFAVELAGQHIGGAGFFDINQRNQRAEVGLFIGEKAFWNQGLGQDVLSTLVAYGFGYLNLHRIYLRVFPENERGVRAYEKVGFVHEGRQRQTEWRHGRWYDLLNMSILRDEWRPER
- a CDS encoding DUF2993 domain-containing protein, producing MKTRSFRWWLGLVAALVMVGAGAIGCRGRGVEPTLPALATFTPTPVPTATPAATATPAPGSFEIILTEADLNQSLGRAVQDASAPLQDVAVDLQPGLFIVTGRAVLGFFPVDLRIASTVAVQDGKAQAQIQEVQVNGRVAGGVVRQQVDRLLAPYLSQIANLGEGATLQTVEIGEGQVRIVGQK